In Candidatus Hydrogenedens sp., the genomic window CTGAGATTGATTACCTTTTGTCATTTCGAGTGCTTTGCGTATATAGAAATCGTGAATTTCATTTTTAAGTGAATCTAATTGGAACCCTTCATAGGGGTTTGGCAAATATTGAAAGTATTCTTCCGAATCTTTGATTGAGGGTGAAAAACTGATGATGTCTGGAGTAATAATCCGTTGGTCTCCTGAATTTATAATTGCTTCTTTTATAGTTTTCTCTAATTCTCGAATATTTCCGGGCCAATTATACTTTGTTAGTTTTTGCATTGCCTCAGGAGTAATTTGAACTTTAGGTGTTTTGTTATCAAATTTTGTAACAAAATATTCAATAAGAAGGTGTATATCCGTAATTCTCTCTCTTAACGGAGGTATAATCACTTTAACCCCCCTTATACGGTAATAAAAATCTTCCCTCATTTTTCCTTCTTTAACAAGTTCTTCTAAATTTTTATTTGTAGCGAAAACAAAACGGACATCCGCTTCTTCTTCTTTATCACTACCAACAGGACTGTATTTTTTATCTTCCAGAAAACGAAGTAGTTTAACCTGCAGACTAAGAGGAACATCCCCAATTTCATCAAAGAACAAAGTCCCATTTTGTGCAGTTTTACAACGTCCATCTCTATTACTAATCGCTCCGGTGAAAGCACCTTTTTTGTGTCCAAATAGTTCACTTTCAAATATATTTTCTGTTGTTCCTGCACAGTGAAAAGGGACAAATTCTCCTTTTCTCCCACTTACTTTATGAATCATTTTTGCAAACAGTTCTTTTCCTGTTCCGGTTTCGCCTAATAGTAATATATCTACATTTTCTCTGGCATAGTTCCATGCTTGTTGACAGGCTTTTATAAAGTTCTGTGAGTTTCCTATTAGACCATAATCGTAGAAGGATTCCGGGAGGGTATCTTCCTTTTCCCAATGAACAGTAATTTTGGGAGAAATTACAGGAAATTCAGGCTTGGTTAAATCAATTTGTGTTATTTCCGGTTTCCCAGATGGAGTATATTTTCTTTCTTTAACATGAATAATTTTCGCTGGAATTTTTCCACTTGCAGTTACCAATAACCAGCATGCATGTATTGCAGGGGTTCCCGAAGTTACGGAAATGAATATCTCGTAATTTTTTTGAAATAACAATTCA contains:
- a CDS encoding RNA repair transcriptional activator RtcR family protein, with the protein product MGRKPSLLLSFVGTNDPYGREDKAPTGGTPYGPIISAVNIGDFDNIVLLTTPSIVDKAENTKKIIEELYPDKKVTIHHTNINDPTNHAEIINAINKFVEKENELLFQKNYEIFISVTSGTPAIHACWLLVTASGKIPAKIIHVKERKYTPSGKPEITQIDLTKPEFPVISPKITVHWEKEDTLPESFYDYGLIGNSQNFIKACQQAWNYARENVDILLLGETGTGKELFAKMIHKVSGRKGEFVPFHCAGTTENIFESELFGHKKGAFTGAISNRDGRCKTAQNGTLFFDEIGDVPLSLQVKLLRFLEDKKYSPVGSDKEEEADVRFVFATNKNLEELVKEGKMREDFYYRIRGVKVIIPPLRERITDIHLLIEYFVTKFDNKTPKVQITPEAMQKLTKYNWPGNIRELEKTIKEAIINSGDQRIITPDIISFSPSIKDSEEYFQYLPNPYEGFQLDSLKNEIHDFYIRKALEMTKGNQSQAAKLLGITPQAISQYLKKEN